Sequence from the Cucumis sativus cultivar 9930 chromosome 1, Cucumber_9930_V3, whole genome shotgun sequence genome:
ATGAAGGCAAACCTTATGTACTTTTACACTCATACATATTAATCATCTGAAATGGTTGTGGAATGCTGATATTAAATTCTACAAACGCTCATCAAGTACGGAGTTCTTGATTAGAAGCAagattcataatatatataatgtttcttttacattCACATTACTACATGGTAgtcctccattttcttctttgttgtggTAATGTTGGTTCACAAATGTATGTGTTATGgatgcttatattcatgttgtctttgtaggttcaacaggagtcgacaacttcatgagttttctttcaaagaatattttcaGAGACGAACATTCTCGATTCGTCGTTTATGCTTCTAcagaaaattttgttagatgtattctaatgctatttaaaatattttttgattaagggttgGGATTtcatacttgtaaattgttgacACTTGATTGGAAATAtacgaatattataaattgtattatatcatatatatatactaaagtGTTGgctacttttttctatatgggtgtcaatattataaattcaaaattgtcattctcagctacattattgtcattcaaaatggttcgtgtaatggtggagcggcaaggagaacaggaaaaaaccgtagtaaattgagaaatttgcaacagaaaataaatgacgtaataaatgaatttgtgacCGTTATTAATTGTTGTCAATCCGAAAACGATAACagttgtttaataaaataaattgtcacgattgccctatatgtgacaggaaaaaaatgtcgtcaatagcaaaacaatgacatttttatacaaaaaaaactgtcgcgattaacatattcataacaattaaaaaacatcACAATAAATGAGTTCgcgacatttatttaaccgtcgttaatacacaaatgatgatagttatttgttgtcataaaataaaatatgacagttatttgacgtCGTTGAATTctgattaacgacatttattttatgtcataaaataacttattacgacagtttttaaaaactgtcatcGAATGACTTTCCATGAatcccgcttctatgactgaaaataattGTCGTCTTAGACCACTTTTCTAGTAGTGGTTGTAAAGATCAAGTGGATGAAATTAGGTGTTTTGCAGCTAACCATTGCCCAtgactaaaatttaaaagcataaatCAAATGCAGATGACATATATATACGAAAAGTACACTTATTTATTGCTAATATTTGCCCACGCAACATGTAAATTATCCCTACAAACAAGTGAAAAAAAGTACATGGATACACACGACTAACATAAATTACACAAGCATATATGTAGAAACTGAAAGGACAACATGTATACATATTCTTATGTTATACGTTGTAGGCATCTTCATTTGAGGTAAGCTTATGGTTCATGGTCAATAAGCCTAGCTAGGGTACATACCATGAGACAAACGTGGTTCTGCATGCAATTTTAATGGATTTAAGAGCAAGTGTTCGTGATCCATTTTAGAGAAGTCAATTTCTTTGATTCCTGGTAGTAAGCTCCATGAAAATCCTTGTAGAAGTCTAGCAAATAGCATCATGGTAATATTAGTTCCAAGTGAGCTCCCAACACATCCTCTCCTCCCTCTACTAAAGGTGATGAATCGCAAGCTGGGTTCTGATAATCCCAATTCTTCTGAGGCATCTTTTAAGTGACGTTCTGGATTAAATTTGATCGGATCCTCCCAAATTCTTGGGTTTCGACCCAGACCAAAACGACTAAGCAAGACTTCACTACCTTTGGGAATTAAGTAGCCATTCACAAcgatatcaaattttgatacaTGTGGAATATTGAAAGGTGAAAATGGATGAAGTCGAAAAGATTCTCTAAGACAAGCAGTGAGATACTTGAGTTTTGGGATATCGGATTCTTGAACTAGCCTTTCTTTTCCCACTACGTCGTCCAACTCTTTGACGACTTTCTTGAGAACTTCTGGTTGATTGATTATTTCCGCCATTGCCCATTCCACTGCATTCGATGGATTATCTATTGTCGCAATTTGTAACTCCTATTATTAACAAAAGGGTTCACACATTAGCAGTGAGAACaacattatatttatacaataaCAGGACGACTGTAATTTCatgaaacttaattattatactaCTTATTTAGTtcttaactttaatttcaagtttgtatttaattatatgatttaaacattatattaaaaagtgTCTAACAAactctttctaaaaaatgtgTCTAATAATCTAATAAGTTCatccattttcaatattttactacAAAGTCTCCAAACATTAGAAGTATTGAAAAGGTTCtgtaacttttattttagtgATTATTAAGGtccaaaaatttaataaaaaaacgtcaaatatattcaaatatcaaacaatTGACCTTCTTTAAAggccaaaaaccaaatagatacaaatctaaaagttcaaagacataatttaagtataatttaatcGCAATCAGGcgtatataatttataaagttGTAGAACACTTACAGTGATTTGGGCCTTAATCTCTTCAATTGACAACAATGAATTTCCATTATCATCTTTAAGTGAAATAAGGATATCAAGAATGTCTTTGCCTTCTAGTTTCTTATCCTTCTTCCATTGTTTCACTCTCTCATCTATTATGGGTTCGTCATGCTTTCGAACAACATTCAAAGCATTCTTCATAATTTTCTCATGTCCATCTAGATCAAATGGCTTCAAACAAGGCATAAAATCTGATATAGAAAATGCATTAACATGCCTAAGAATCGTCAACAGTGCTTGAttatgttcttcttcttccaaagtTGGCCCTCCATCTTCCCTCCCTTTGCCATAGTATCTTCTATTGAATAGCATTGTTCTAATAATGTTACCACAATAATGCTGTGTAATGCTTCTAACATTAATCACTGCAGAACCTCCATTTCCACTTGTAATGGAGAAAATATAGCGTAAAAGTGTATCAGCTTCTGCGGTTCTTTGGCCAAGCATTTGATGAAGCATTGTCGGATTGAGAATTTCGGATGCGAGAATTcttctcatcttcttccattGATCACCCATGGATGAAAATGCAGTGGTGAGATATCCACGGCTTAAGATATGAACAGTGTTGGAAATTGAAGAACGTGATGAAAAGACAGAATCATGTGTCTTAAGAAATTCAATAGCGAGTTCTGGAGAAGTGACTGGGATAATGTAAGTACTTCCAAGGCGTATGCAAGCAATCTCGGTGTTGAATTGCTTCATTACCGAATGAATCCAATGGGATGTTGGGGATTTGTTGGTTAACATTGTTGGGAGGCAACCCACGATTGGCCATGGCTTTGGACCTGGTGGGAGACGTGGTTTTCGAACTACTGAGTATTTTTTTCTACGATTATAATAATGTGAAAACATGACAGAAGCAAAAGCCATAAAcagaaatataataaaagttttggATATGGCTATTGGGGAATGTTGGTGAGTCAATTGAGTaaggaatattaaaaaaccaGCTTCCATGactttctctctcccttctcCCTTCTCCCTTCTCGCTTTCACTTGCTCTCTCTATTGTATAATAATGGAATATCTTGTAGGCTATGTCTTTTGGGGGATATGcatgtgttatatatatacacatccGTTGGCAAGGTGGAAAGGGGACCAAGATATCTTTGGGTAGCAACATGATACGCAGTTGATCCATAacgttttttcaaaatagaaataaagCAAAGAGTTCACTTAAATTTATTcttactatttattttaaattacgAATGGTATGGATTGTAAAATTAAGTTGAATACTTTTACCATAATCTTTTAACCATGTACTTGTTAGAGAGAACCATGCTGACACAGCACACCCAAGTATTGAACAACTTGGAGCCACGTCATCCAGTAATAAGGAagtattgaattatttgtaaaGAATGGGTTTGTTGGACTTTTGTTACATACCAACCTATGAGATGCTGCCACTagaattgtttgatttatttttcatttgtttattatccCAAGATTGAGATTTTATGGGTGTCCTTGTAGATAGATCATCGAAAATTTGATGCCAAGGCAAACAAAGGAATACTTTGTGTGTGGGAAAGGTATTAGCATTCCACAACACCCATTTAAAAAAGCAgtagccaaatttcaaatctcgaatttgaatatatattttaatttattttaaaactaatgtctTATTTTACCTCATAttactttaatatttgaagcaatgatctcataaaataagtgaaatgatatttcattaattagactatatattgaaggaaacttctcaccttaagaaaatgagaaattattacaaattctCAAAGTCTATCATAGGCTAGTCTtcgaataaatttttttaaaaaatattgattaaattcattttttcttgggatCAAATCTCGGATTCTCAAGGATATTGATCTATCACCTCAAGAAATctagaaaattaaacttccaaATTTCTTAGATTCCGTCGTAggatttcatttaaaaaaaacgattaagttattagaaaagattgatttagaaaaacttatgaaaccatgaataaaattttgaatgttttgaaaagcataaaaaaaatttaaaacattgtaGATAAATTTgctaaatgattaaaaagtatttttattttaaaacataaagatatttaaattggaaaaagattttaaaacattaaaaaatttaaatataaagagtTACCTTTAAGTGCATATAACACGATAGTAATGtgaataagtaaaagaaagaaaatataataacaaataaataaactaaggaatgaataaataaataaagaatggTAGAGGTGTGACGGCACcataatagaaataaaaataataatcataataaaaagaaaagaaagaaccataatagtaataaaataaaataataataaaaaatggtaataacaataataatgataaaatttctctttcttcattctttctctctatattttataaaaaggaaaataaagattaagagttggaattaaaaaaaagtaatgaagtacggataaataaaaaaaaactagcattcttcttttgtcattttctttctccctctttttaagagggaagaaaaaaactaaagattttttttaaatgatgataaaaaaagaaattactaaaaaaatactaagatttcctacattttcttttctttctctttgtctttttaaaagagaagaaaagaaaaataaggattAAAATCTCAAACAAATTACTTGTTATATGTGATGCGGATCCTTGGGACTAAATCTCTACCAAATGCAACCTCCAACTAAGTTTAGTTCAACAATGAGATTTGATTTGCTTAAGATAaagtttttttgaaaaatagagacAATAAggtaatgaaaatattaagaaaaactcacattttgcattttttttttttttgtagatattcactctaaataataaaataaatttcaaacactCTCTCTAAAgaactttttttctctaagaaaatttcttcaaataaattttgtatgaaattcTCTTCCAAAGAattctttttccaaatgaCA
This genomic interval carries:
- the LOC101217397 gene encoding isoleucine N-monooxygenase 1 produces the protein MEAGFLIFLTQLTHQHSPIAISKTFIIFLFMAFASVMFSHYYNRRKKYSVVRKPRLPPGPKPWPIVGCLPTMLTNKSPTSHWIHSVMKQFNTEIACIRLGSTYIIPVTSPELAIEFLKTHDSVFSSRSSISNTVHILSRGYLTTAFSSMGDQWKKMRRILASEILNPTMLHQMLGQRTAEADTLLRYIFSITSGNGGSAVINVRSITQHYCGNIIRTMLFNRRYYGKGREDGGPTLEEEEHNQALLTILRHVNAFSISDFMPCLKPFDLDGHEKIMKNALNVVRKHDEPIIDERVKQWKKDKKLEGKDILDILISLKDDNGNSLLSIEEIKAQITELQIATIDNPSNAVEWAMAEIINQPEVLKKVVKELDDVVGKERLVQESDIPKLKYLTACLRESFRLHPFSPFNIPHVSKFDIVVNGYLIPKGSEVLLSRFGLGRNPRIWEDPIKFNPERHLKDASEELGLSEPSLRFITFSRGRRGCVGSSLGTNITMMLFARLLQGFSWSLLPGIKEIDFSKMDHEHLLLNPLKLHAEPRLSHGMYPS